The region TGTATAAAGCACTCAGCGCAGTCTAAGACAGGATCGACAAGACCACTAAGGGTCACTGATAATCACATTTCATTAAAGCGATTTTCTCTCACTCCAGTTTTAGTCTCAAACCTAAGCTCCATTTCTCCTGTCCCTTCAGGGTCTTTGTCCTGGATTTCCTGGCTGGGAACTACCTGGATTATCTTGCAACGTTTGGTTAACAGGGTGCAAGGGCCTATCATGAGCAATGATGTTGGGCATGACCACAAAGGCTAGAATCCCCACCAGCATGAGTGCCacagtgatggtgatgatggacgCCACCACAGCATAGTAGCACCTGTCAGAGCTGAACAACTGCCGCAGGCGACCTCTGACCCTACTAGGAGGCCTGCCCACATCCACCACGGTGGCTTGGACCATGCCGTGCTCCACGGTGCCCAGGTGAAGATCCCCGCCGGCCATGGTCTGGTCAATAGACTTCTTCTTGGGCAGAGTGAGAGTGTTGGTTTTTGTCGGGCTGCTGGAATGGGTGTTCTTCAGGACTAGCTTACCCTTGTTGCGTTTGAAGCGGATGGACAGTGCCCTCTGCATCTCTGGAGGGAGTTTACGGAAGATGTCCTGGTTGTTGCCAAGCTGGGGCAGGTCCCGGCCATGGGGGATTTCGGTCAGCTCCCGACACACAGGGCAGGTCAGGGTCTTGACCTCAGCAGAGGAAACATTGATGCGTGCCAGGCACTCCAGGCAAAAGGTGTGTCCACAGGAGAGCAGCTTGGGAGTTTTGAAGATGTTGTCATAAGAGCAGAAGCAGACAACACATTCAGTGTCCTCCACTTCATCCTCGGGAGGCTTGGACTTCTTTTTCTCATCCTCTCCCTCCTTCCTGTCTCGTCTGCGAGTCTCCTCACTCCTCCCACGCTGCCTCCGTTCTCCTGggcccctctccctcctcctccct is a window of Lampris incognitus isolate fLamInc1 chromosome 9, fLamInc1.hap2, whole genome shotgun sequence DNA encoding:
- the rnf183 gene encoding E3 ubiquitin-protein ligase RNF183, coding for MGDDGERQRREVSQADNNSVKQAPNCKPKLDHKENTGNQDRGKKVKSVKPRRSRSTDSERVGRDRGRRRERGPGERRQRGRSEETRRRDRKEGEDEKKKSKPPEDEVEDTECVVCFCSYDNIFKTPKLLSCGHTFCLECLARINVSSAEVKTLTCPVCRELTEIPHGRDLPQLGNNQDIFRKLPPEMQRALSIRFKRNKGKLVLKNTHSSSPTKTNTLTLPKKKSIDQTMAGGDLHLGTVEHGMVQATVVDVGRPPSRVRGRLRQLFSSDRCYYAVVASIITITVALMLVGILAFVVMPNIIAHDRPLHPVNQTLQDNPGSSQPGNPGQRP